In the genome of Hevea brasiliensis isolate MT/VB/25A 57/8 chromosome 14, ASM3005281v1, whole genome shotgun sequence, the window AGCCTTTACTTGGAGAATAGGTCAAGCTTGTCCACGGAGGATCAAGTTTTTGCCAGCCAGTATGTTGGTGGTGGATCAAGAATCCCAACTCAGAAGCCTTATTTTGATCCTTACTTGGACACAGGTTTACCTTCTTCAAGTAGATACGCCTATCCCAATTATCCTATCAATACCTCCTATCCTGACCTGATGCCACGGATGCCCGTTGGAGACGCATCGTCAGCATCTGTTCTGGGTAGAACCATTGGAATGCCTAATTCAAATCACTTCTCCTTTATTGATGATGATATTAGACCATACATGTATAGGTAGTAGCTTGCCATTGAAATTATGCAAGTTTTCTGAAGTAAGCCTTACCAAGGTTTCAGaatagtgatttttttttttgtataatatTGGAGGTTACAACCCTTTTAAGAGGGTATGTATTTGTATTATTTCATGGGGTGTATTATCTGTTGGAAGGTAGGATTTGCAAAGAAATGAGATTGTAATTGTGTTAATTTCTGTTTCTTGTTCAAGCTTTCATTTCCTTTCATACAATACAATCATAGAGGCACTATGTAGTCATGAAGGATATTTTTACTTGGATGCAGTGAGCTTTGAGTTTTAGTTGCCAGgagaaaaatgatttttttttttaagtcttcTTAGATTTCCATAACTAATATTTAGGAATGTTAACTAGTAATGTATTTGTGAAAATATTAAATCTCATGTCATAAATTACTTGAATTcgtttaaaattttagatttatatattttaattaatttgaataaaaatatatccatattaattatttatattttaaaatttaataattttataaagtatttaaattatatttatttaaaatataatgtatacaaaatttataaatattcttataaaaatatattttttaattatttatttatttatataaatatgtttAAATAATGAGTATGTTACACAAAATTCAAACCCAATTCGTATtcgatattaatattatttttaaattaaaatttatcttaaaattaattatatattatctaaatttttattattaagatTTGATCAAATTAAGTATTGAAAATATTAGACTCATCGTCATCCTTGTATTTTTTAAGttatgattttaatattattgattGTTAAAGCCATGGTTGAATTTGAATTCGAGATAATTTGAttattatttgttttattttatcatcacaagaaaaaaaaaaaaaaaaagaagaagtagatactaattaATATGagctgtgatttaattaattatatataagtaattttaatataaataatatttaaatttttttaatgaaatattttaaattaataaagaaaaattaaaaaatataattatcttttttttttcttttctcatttatttgttatctaaataatttaaaaaatcttttttttttcttttctttacatcGATTCCTCTCCATCGAAACAAAAAGAGCGACTCAAACTCAGAAAACTTGGTACAAACTACGAACTGCAAAATAGCGGCAAAAATACAATTCAACATTTTTCATTGAGACGCACCGTTTTGGGTTCTAATAAAAACCAGAGACCCTGCTTGCATTCCTATTCTGGgtttaattagggttttgaagaatAATTTATCTTCCAATTAACGATCAGGCCTCGACTCGCTCTCCAAGAATAACCCAGACGATTCATTTTGCGACTGCAATATATTAACATGTTTCAAGCTTCCATTGTTATTGGTTTGTGATCGATGTAAGCATTTCCTTTCGTCTCTGTTTCTTCACCTGTTTGCCACAAGCTCTTTAGCCATTGGATTTTGATGCGAGCTGATTAAGCACCCAATTAAGTTTTACTGTTTTATAATCAATGGTGCAAATTTTGTCGTGATATCCTTTCATAGCAATAAAGTTTGTGATGGATATTGTTATTGTACATTAGTTGCTTGATGAAATGCCTTAGTGTTACTCTATAATGTTGAATAAAAAAATTGTGATTGTATAttctgaatttttttatttttttaatttcctcTAGATTAACGACATCATTAATGCTTTCGTACGGATGATTCTgcagctctttttttttttttattttttattttttataatacagTCTATAGATCTCATTCTGTGATTTTTGATTCCATTTAGTTCCCCAAATTCTTGCATCAGTTTTAGTTTTAATGACTTTAACGCATGTCTCTACATAAATCCATGGGAAGAAAAATAAGAGATGATCTTGGTGGCAGTTTTTTTTTTAGCACTTTTTAATCGAAGAATTATCTAGATGGTATCTGTTTTAATGTTGAGTAACGGGGTTGTACGGTTTCGGTTTGGTTCGAGTTCTACCTAAAAACTAgaatcaaactgaaattttgatacgGTTTTGATTCAGTTGTTCTCAGTTCTTTTCTTTGGTCCTAATTTGGTTCAGTTCTTGaaatattttatgtaattatttccttaaaaaagtcatatttgaattaatatttaagttttaaactgagttataaatatataaaatattatataatataaattttagcaattgctaaattatataatctttaactataaagtgcatatataatttaggattaagTATACAATATAATATAGTAGtataagtatatcatataatgtacattttaattatttattaattatgtaatacttaattataagatataaatatatttatgagttaacatatatatagtataatagtacatttataattaagaattataaggtaatttaatgtatttataactaaaattattaagaaaatataaagaaataaaatataatatcagGTTCACTttagtttataattaaatatacgtatataaatatttataattatattaaaagtatataatatatctaaaaaaatagaaaaatatatgtataaattcgaTTCTCGGTTTGGTTCTGGTTCAGTTTTGATACAGTTCCTATTCGGTTCTTAGTGTAGAGCCAAAACCGaaccaaaatatcaaaataacttcAATTTGGTATAGTTCCTGTCGGTTCTGTTCAGGACCCCCGAGAACTGTGCACAGCCCTATTGCCTACCGTATTAGCAGTCTCAGGTCTACTTTCACATGAGATGTATTTTAGAAATAGAATTGAAAAATTTACAAAGTTGCTCgatcaaattgataaaattaaaagttcCTGAAAGAATTAATATCTGTCAAATTTCGGGTTATTTTTATGCAATTGGGCCAtcatttcaaaaaaaataaaaccaTAAATTATCATCAGGCTTGAAATAATTTTGCCAGCGACTGATTCATAAACTAAAAATGGGTGTATCTGTACGTTGTTAGACTTATCTCAATGCTTAACTCAATATATTCAACAAAAATGCAGTGCAATTACTCAAGGGAAAAATATAAagcttttaattaaatttatatagttACGTATATTAAGAAGATCAAACTCTGGACCTAATAATTTTTTTACCTCCTCAGGCCCAACTAAGAAAATTAAATCTGCAGCCATTGAGTTTAGCAGCTCAAGAAACATCAGTTTCTCTGTTCTTCTTCGGTCTactgttttcatcaatgtatgtCTATTCACAAGAAGCCTGCAGCAGCATCAGGACACTGATTAACTGATCTGCTACACCCAGTTGGCCAGTACATGCCCTCGTTGCTGCACCCACTTGGCAGGTACATGCCCTCTCaccttttctcctcttttctagtTGCTTCACGCTTTTGCTTTCTGATTGATGTTAATTATATGTATGACGATCAACTTCTGCTTATACTGAGCTGTTGCTCTTTGATTGTTAGTAACTTTCTGATGATTATTGTTGCTCTGATTGCTGTTGATTATACCATGATCAATGCAGAAAAATGCACAGCtctgtaaatatttttttaatagaaaattttgaatttctttcTTGCTTTTGCCTGTGTTTGGTTCCCTCTGGAAATGGAACAGAATTCCATTTTCTTCTTTGGTACACAAggagttcaatttttttttaatcatatctttatattgtaataatttgaatttaaatggaaataaGATCTATTTTTAAGTGCAATACTAAATTTTATCTagtaattcaaaaataaaattggGATAAATTTTTGAGATCTAGACATGCTTTCCATTTTGATTGCATTTCCAAGGAGAACCAAAGATGCCCTATGTgtttttaaaaaagaaataagaTTTATACGCATAAATGATTATTTTACAACATTGCTTTAAGTGAGAACCTAGGATCATCATTACATCATGATTGTCGTTTTACATCAAGATTCGCTGTGATTTGGATCAGAACTTGCTATTTTTAATTCTGAGTTGATCAGAACTTGTCTATCACTTCTCAGTATTTATTCTGGACGCAAGAAGCAACAAAGTCATGAACATAAATCTTTGAGTTTGTCTTTTCCACCATTTTTCCATCTAAATAAGACTGCTTTTGTCTAGAATGGTATCATTTATTTTCCCAATTTTATGTTTGCTTAATATGACTCTTTTGCATGGATTTAAATTGTAGTCATGGGTAACAGAAATAGACCAATAATAGTAACGCCTATagctagaaatttttttttttctaatttttcaaaGTTCATGAAATGAATAGATAGTTAAAAATATAAGTATAACTAAGATACACAACTAAATAATAGAcataaatatatcaaataaagacGTTAAATCCTTCATTCTTAGGCATCATTCTCATTAATCATTTTAAAACTAAAATAACTTTGTAGATAGTAAATAAATCGCCTTATTACCACTAAAATGAGTGTCTAGAAGGTTCATATTAATGCTTCATACTACAAATTTCATAAAACAACCCAGCACAAAACATACTTTTCTCCAACAAATGAGCAAAAACACCAAAAATAAAGACAAATAACTCACCTTTTGCACAGTATGGATTGTGGAAGTGTGTCAATTGCACTCCTTCACTTCAAATAAACTTTAACTATTTGATGATTTTAGCTCAAGAAGTGAAAGATTTGTAAAAGATGGAAAATTTGAGATGGAAAGTTGAGGGAAACAGAAGAGGAACCCTAGAAACCAGAAAGAAATGAGTTGTTTGCCCCTTTTCTCCGAAATAAAAAGCATCCCCGTTGAGTAACGGCCTTTACATTTACTTAATAGCTAATAATGGCTGTTACCGCTATGTAAAGGCCATTATGGCTGTGAAAcccgcttcttttttttttcattatttaatgtataAAACGGTAACAAGAGCCTTCAAAACCTGTATTTAATAGCTGTTGCTTAAAACCATCCTCTTTCATCTGTGATATTTTAAATATCAAGGCAGGAACTTGTAGTGATGGAATAATGGAATTTTGGGTATCTAAGTGATTGATAAACGTCTAAATTTCATCGTTAGATCCTTTTGTTAAAGCATTATAAGTGGCAGTCTTTACTTGTTATTCACTTACTGTATTTGTgccatcaatttttttttcttatttcttatAACATCTGTTAATAGTTCATTGGGTGTTTGATCATTTGTGCTTCATATTTTGTTGCATCTTTGGCTACTCAGATTGCTGCGGACCtgcaaagaaataaatatttgcaGACTTCTGCTATCGCTTCAAGCCTGTAGCCCATTCTTTTCAGCAGCCACAGATTCTCTGCAAGTTACCACAGATGACCTTGAAAATGAGGAGAAAGATACTGATTTGGATCTTTGTTTCCAATCCTGCACCAAGCTTCCCCATGCCAAGTGTCTTCACACCCTTCTTCTGGTGTCAGGACGAGCTCAAAATATCTTGGTCTCTACAAAACTTGTCAATCTTTATTCATACCTTGGTGAAATCCCATTATCTCGTCGCACTTTTGATCAGATGCCAAAGAAAAATGTCTATACCTGGAATTCTATGATCTCTGCTTATGTTCGCCATGGCCGTTTCAATGAAGCTGTATGCTGTTTTCATCAGTTCTTGTGGACATCTGGCCTTCAACCTGATTTTTACACTTTTCCTCCTGTGGTTAAAGCTTGCCAAAACCTACTTGATGGGAAAAAAATACATTGCTCAATTTTAAAGCTGGGTTTTGAGTGGGATGTTTTTGTAGCTGCCTCCTTGATACACATGTACTCACGATTTAGGTTGGTAGGTGCTGCACGAAAACTGTTTGATGATATGCCATCTCGAGATAGAGGTTCATGGAATGCAATGATTTCTGGGTATTGTCAGAATGGGAATGCTGCCAAGGCATTGGATGTTGCAGATGAGATGAGATTGGAAGGGTTGCCTATGGATGCTTTTACTGTTGCCAGTATTCTTCCTGTTTGTGCACAAATGGATGATATTTTAAGTGGGAAGTTGATCCATTTGTTGGTTATAAAGCATGGATTAGAATTCAAACTTTTCGTCTCCAATGCATTAATTAACATGTATGCCAAATTTGGCAGCTTGAGGCAAGCACAGAAAATTTTTGATCAGATGATGACTAGAGATATTGTGTCATGGAATTCAATAATTGCTGCTTATGAGCAAAATGATGATGCGGTTACTGCACGTTTATTCTTTGACAAGATGCAACAAGTTGGCATCCGACCTGATTTGTTGACACTTGTCAGTTTGCCTTCTATTGTTGCCCAATTGAATGATCATCGAAATAGCAGGGCTGTTCATGGATTTATCACGAGGAAATGCTGGTTTGAAGATACTGTTATTGGGAACGCAGTTGTGGACATGTATGCTAAATTGGGTGTGACAGATTTTGCCCGTATGTTATTTGAAAGACTTCCTGCTAAAGATGTGATTTCATGGAACACTTTGATAACTGGTTACACTCAAAATGGT includes:
- the LOC110649570 gene encoding pentatricopeptide repeat-containing protein At4g33990, whose product is MPSLLHPLGRLLRTCKEINICRLLLSLQACSPFFSAATDSLQVTTDDLENEEKDTDLDLCFQSCTKLPHAKCLHTLLLVSGRAQNILVSTKLVNLYSYLGEIPLSRRTFDQMPKKNVYTWNSMISAYVRHGRFNEAVCCFHQFLWTSGLQPDFYTFPPVVKACQNLLDGKKIHCSILKLGFEWDVFVAASLIHMYSRFRLVGAARKLFDDMPSRDRGSWNAMISGYCQNGNAAKALDVADEMRLEGLPMDAFTVASILPVCAQMDDILSGKLIHLLVIKHGLEFKLFVSNALINMYAKFGSLRQAQKIFDQMMTRDIVSWNSIIAAYEQNDDAVTARLFFDKMQQVGIRPDLLTLVSLPSIVAQLNDHRNSRAVHGFITRKCWFEDTVIGNAVVDMYAKLGVTDFARMLFERLPAKDVISWNTLITGYTQNGLASEAVEVYQMMKECTEITPTQGTWVSILPAYSHLGALQQGMRIHGQVIKNSQYLDVFVGTCLIDMYGKCGKLDDALSLFYEMPRRNSVPWNAMISCLAIHGDGEKALMLFREMIAEGVKPDHVTFVSLLSACSHSGLVSDGQQCFHVMQEEYGIKPTLKHYGCMVDLFGRAGYLEMAYTFIKSMPIQPDASMWGALLGACRIHGNTELGKYASACLFEVDSENVGYYVLLSNIYATVGKWEGADEVRLLARDRGLRKTPGWSSIEMNNKVDVFYTGVKTHPKYEEISRELRDLNAKMKTLGYVPDFRFVLQDVEEDEKEYILMGHSERLAIAYGIISTSPKSPIRIFKNLRVCGDCHTATKFIARITEREIIVRDSNRFHHFRNGLCSCGDYW